A stretch of the Chroogloeocystis siderophila 5.2 s.c.1 genome encodes the following:
- a CDS encoding gamma-glutamyltransferase, with protein MTNHYQWLPDQLRSEPFGLDYATIAELCRCGHKIEERSPWGNANVIIVTPDNTLEGAADPRGEGSPRGF; from the coding sequence ATTACCAATCACTACCAATGGCTACCCGACCAATTACGGAGCGAACCTTTTGGCTTAGACTATGCCACGATCGCCGAACTGTGTCGTTGCGGACATAAAATTGAGGAGCGATCACCGTGGGGAAATGCAAATGTGATCATTGTCACTCCAGATAATACACTAGAAGGTGCTGCCGATCCGCGTGGAGAAGGTTCACCGAGAGGATTTTAA
- a CDS encoding Uma2 family endonuclease translates to MILLTSLERLWQNRQDFFAGGNLSIYYSIRQLKSEDVKRPDFFVVLNTERKERKSWTVWEEEGKYPNFILEILSEFTAKNDRGLKKQLYQDVFRTLNYFWFDPYTLEFAGFKLNYRIYEPIIPNEQGWLWSDELQLYLGIVGEQLRFFTSEGQLVPTPEEAEAEERRRVEIERQRANAAEAKVE, encoded by the coding sequence ATCATACTCCTAACTTCGCTAGAACGTTTGTGGCAAAATCGGCAAGATTTTTTTGCTGGAGGTAACTTAAGCATTTACTACAGCATCCGTCAACTTAAATCGGAGGATGTCAAAAGACCAGATTTTTTTGTTGTTTTAAATACTGAACGTAAAGAGCGCAAAAGCTGGACCGTTTGGGAAGAAGAAGGGAAGTATCCTAACTTCATTTTGGAGATTCTTTCCGAGTTTACTGCTAAAAATGACCGAGGTTTAAAAAAACAGTTGTATCAGGATGTGTTTCGCACGCTAAATTACTTCTGGTTTGACCCTTATACCTTAGAATTTGCAGGTTTTAAACTCAATTACCGCATCTATGAACCAATCATCCCGAATGAGCAAGGATGGCTGTGGAGTGATGAATTGCAGTTGTATTTGGGGATTGTCGGCGAACAGTTGCGATTTTTTACATCAGAAGGTCAATTAGTTCCAACTCCAGAGGAAGCCGAAGCAGAAGAACGAAGACGGGTGGAAATTGAACGACAACGGGCTAATGCGGCGGAAGCAAAAGTAGAATGA
- a CDS encoding DEAD/DEAH box helicase, which yields MVRIPTLSFDRGTLILHPPPKGKAWVDYATWDDRVEKFRIKAIDYRSLVEALQNENVNFIDEAKAFVSLELVSSLAMEPYPHQTEALTAWKHAGRQGVVVLPTAAGKTYLAQLAIASTPRSTLIVVPTLDLMHQWYAQLLAAFPDAEVGLLGGGARDKSPLLVATYDSAAIHAEALGNRYALLIFDECHHLPTDFNRAIAEYAIAPYRLGLTATPERSDGKHSDLNYLIGTEVYRQTVAELAGKALAKHEVVQIKVQLSQYERDRYNELIRLRNAFLQQANIKLGNLKGWQLFVQASARSTAGRKAMLAHREAKAIALGTDGKLQVLSNLLAQHYPERTLIFTADNATVYRISQELLIPAITHQTPIKERHNILTRFRAGEYRALVASHVLNEGVDVPAASVAIILSGTGSAREYIQRLGRVLRRGTDGEKLALLYEVVAEDTSEEGTSVRRRGLENEPQRRKGRRGEEKGGLFAAESSGLYRVDNDKEDR from the coding sequence ATGGTACGTATTCCTACATTGTCTTTCGATCGCGGTACTTTAATTTTGCATCCTCCACCCAAAGGTAAAGCTTGGGTAGATTACGCGACTTGGGATGACAGAGTAGAAAAATTCCGCATCAAAGCAATTGACTATCGTTCGCTGGTGGAAGCCTTACAAAACGAGAACGTTAACTTTATTGATGAAGCGAAAGCGTTTGTTTCGTTGGAACTTGTTTCAAGTTTGGCGATGGAACCGTATCCGCATCAAACCGAAGCTTTAACCGCATGGAAACACGCAGGGCGTCAGGGCGTCGTCGTCTTACCTACCGCAGCGGGAAAAACGTATTTAGCGCAACTTGCGATCGCTTCTACTCCACGTAGTACGCTGATTGTCGTTCCTACTCTCGATTTAATGCATCAGTGGTATGCGCAACTGTTAGCGGCGTTTCCTGATGCAGAAGTCGGGTTACTCGGTGGCGGGGCGCGGGATAAATCTCCTTTATTAGTTGCGACGTATGATAGTGCAGCAATTCATGCGGAAGCGTTGGGAAACCGCTACGCACTGTTGATTTTTGATGAGTGTCATCATTTACCTACCGATTTCAACCGCGCGATCGCGGAATATGCGATCGCGCCCTATCGATTAGGATTAACCGCAACACCCGAACGTAGCGATGGGAAGCATTCGGATTTAAACTACTTGATTGGAACTGAAGTTTATCGTCAAACTGTGGCTGAACTTGCGGGAAAGGCTTTAGCCAAACACGAGGTAGTACAAATCAAGGTGCAACTGTCGCAATACGAACGCGATCGCTATAACGAATTAATTCGGTTACGCAATGCCTTTTTACAGCAAGCAAATATCAAGTTAGGGAACTTAAAAGGTTGGCAATTATTTGTGCAAGCTAGTGCGCGTTCGACAGCGGGACGTAAGGCAATGTTAGCGCACCGCGAAGCGAAGGCGATCGCATTAGGTACAGATGGTAAGTTACAAGTCTTGAGTAATTTACTTGCACAACATTATCCCGAACGCACGTTGATTTTTACCGCAGATAACGCAACGGTGTATCGCATTTCACAAGAGTTGTTGATTCCAGCGATTACGCACCAAACTCCGATTAAGGAACGTCATAACATTCTCACGCGGTTTCGCGCAGGCGAGTATCGCGCTTTAGTGGCTTCGCACGTTTTAAATGAAGGGGTGGATGTTCCCGCAGCGAGTGTAGCAATTATTCTTTCGGGTACGGGTTCGGCGCGCGAGTATATTCAACGTTTGGGGCGCGTGTTGCGGCGTGGTACGGATGGAGAGAAGTTGGCGTTGTTGTATGAGGTGGTGGCGGAGGATACTTCGGAGGAGGGAACTTCGGTGAGAAGGAGAGGTTTGGAGAACGAACCACAAAGACGCAAAGGGCGCAGAGGAGAAGAGAAGGGGGGATTGTTCGCGGCGGAGTCTTCTGGTTTGTATCGCGTTGATAATGATAAGGAGGATAGGTAA
- a CDS encoding DUF1802 family protein: MQLNTCHALKEWAVAVAALEQAKTIMLLRKGGIHEQGGRFRVACDQVLLYPTYEHQQPGLLKPEYANAVTPVASGWHPETVRISSWAEITDILPVSDPQVVEALLPFHIWNEKFIRDRLKWKSRQPLYILLLRVHTLPQVHHIPYRAEYGGCKSWIDLSQTISLENSQPVLSNAAYSQILAEVCHKISHVTQG, encoded by the coding sequence ATGCAATTAAACACTTGCCATGCACTCAAAGAATGGGCGGTAGCAGTTGCAGCGCTAGAACAAGCAAAAACAATTATGCTGCTACGCAAAGGTGGGATTCACGAACAAGGCGGACGCTTTCGCGTTGCTTGCGACCAAGTTTTGCTTTATCCTACCTACGAGCATCAGCAACCTGGGTTGTTGAAACCGGAATATGCTAATGCTGTCACTCCTGTTGCTTCTGGCTGGCATCCGGAAACTGTGCGTATCAGTAGTTGGGCAGAAATTACGGATATTTTACCAGTCAGCGATCCGCAAGTAGTAGAAGCGTTATTGCCATTTCATATCTGGAACGAAAAGTTTATTCGCGATCGCCTGAAATGGAAATCGCGTCAGCCGCTTTATATTTTGTTGCTACGAGTTCACACTCTTCCCCAAGTGCATCATATTCCTTATCGTGCAGAGTACGGCGGTTGTAAGTCTTGGATTGATTTATCACAAACAATTTCTCTAGAAAACTCCCAACCCGTTTTATCCAACGCTGCTTATTCTCAAATCCTGGCAGAAGTTTGCCATAAAATTAGTCATGTAACACAGGGGTAA
- a CDS encoding aminotransferase class IV, which translates to MEYIYYLNGKYVAADQACLPINDLGIVRGYGVFDFLRTYNKVPFKLREHVQRLQKSAELIGLDLPWSTLEIEAIAQETFNRNHLPDANIRIIATGGISTDFITFSGEPSLIVIVTPVTEYPEAYYKQGVKVITVQTQRFIPGAKSLNYISAIMALQKAKQVNAIEALYVNEHHVLEGTTTNIFIFRDNKLITPKADILHGITREVVLELARNKFDIVEQPIYYSDLNSCDEAFITATNKEIMPVTQIDDLQISNGKPGKNTQHLMHLFHDYTRFGNWS; encoded by the coding sequence ATGGAATATATTTATTACCTGAATGGAAAATATGTTGCTGCAGATCAAGCTTGTTTACCAATCAACGATTTAGGAATCGTCCGAGGATACGGCGTATTTGATTTTTTACGGACATACAACAAAGTTCCTTTCAAACTTCGCGAACACGTACAAAGACTGCAAAAATCAGCAGAATTAATTGGGTTAGATTTACCTTGGTCAACATTAGAAATTGAGGCGATCGCACAAGAGACATTCAACCGCAACCATCTTCCCGACGCAAACATTCGCATCATCGCCACAGGCGGTATTTCAACCGATTTTATCACTTTTTCTGGCGAACCAAGCTTGATTGTCATTGTGACTCCGGTAACTGAATACCCTGAAGCATATTACAAACAAGGCGTCAAAGTTATTACAGTTCAAACGCAGCGATTCATACCAGGAGCAAAGAGCCTTAACTATATCTCTGCAATCATGGCATTACAAAAAGCCAAACAAGTAAATGCGATCGAAGCATTATACGTAAATGAGCATCACGTTTTAGAAGGAACAACGACGAACATATTCATATTTCGCGACAACAAACTCATTACCCCAAAAGCAGACATCCTCCACGGTATTACCAGAGAAGTTGTTTTAGAACTCGCCAGAAACAAGTTCGATATCGTCGAACAGCCAATTTACTACAGCGACTTAAACAGTTGTGACGAAGCCTTTATCACCGCCACCAACAAAGAGATTATGCCAGTCACACAAATCGACGATCTCCAAATCTCCAACGGCAAACCAGGCAAAAACACCCAACACCTTATGCATCTTTTTCATGATTATACAAGGTTTGGTAATTGGTCATAG
- a CDS encoding NUDIX hydrolase: MPTRSQRKIADAVKPQPLADFKVGVDNAIFSVDTAQNRLLVLLVMRQQQPFLGQWSLPGTLVRQGESLEDAAYRILAEKIRVENLYLEQLYTFGGPERDPREETDKVRYLSVSYFALVRYEDAELIADGVSGIAWYPVKQVPQLAFDHNEILAYGHRRLKNKLEYSPVAFDVLPEVFTLNDLYQLYTTVLGEFSDYSNFRARLLKLGFLCDTGLKVSRGAGRPASLYRFNATAFAAFKDKPLVFI; encoded by the coding sequence ATGCCAACACGCAGCCAAAGAAAAATTGCCGACGCGGTAAAGCCACAGCCTTTAGCAGATTTCAAGGTTGGGGTAGACAACGCCATTTTTTCAGTTGATACCGCCCAAAATCGGCTTTTAGTCCTCCTTGTGATGCGACAACAACAACCTTTTTTAGGTCAATGGAGTTTACCTGGGACTTTAGTCCGCCAGGGCGAATCGCTGGAAGACGCTGCTTATCGGATTTTGGCAGAGAAAATTCGTGTCGAAAATTTATATTTAGAGCAATTATACACATTCGGCGGACCAGAACGCGATCCGCGTGAAGAAACCGACAAAGTGCGCTATCTTTCTGTTAGTTACTTTGCCCTAGTACGATACGAAGATGCCGAATTGATCGCCGATGGCGTTAGCGGTATTGCTTGGTATCCGGTCAAACAAGTACCGCAACTCGCGTTTGACCATAACGAAATTTTAGCTTACGGACACCGCCGACTTAAAAATAAACTTGAATACAGCCCTGTGGCATTTGATGTCTTACCTGAAGTCTTTACACTCAACGATCTCTATCAGCTTTATACAACGGTTTTAGGCGAATTCTCCGATTATTCTAACTTCCGCGCCCGACTTCTCAAGCTCGGTTTTTTGTGCGATACAGGTTTAAAAGTCTCGCGCGGTGCCGGACGACCCGCCAGTTTATACCGCTTCAATGCTACCGCCTTTGCCGCTTTCAAAGACAAGCCTTTAGTATTTATTTAG
- a CDS encoding nicotinate phosphoribosyltransferase, with product MAPSLDWVSTQELTLTSEDYSLLTDLYQLTMAACYTGEGVEQKWASFELFTRRLPDDFGYLIAMGLAQALEYLENLHFTPTQISALKATKIFTHAPETFWTLLELGHFTGDVWAVPEGTAVFANEPLLRVEAPLWQAQLIETYLLNTLNFQTLVATRAARIRDIAGPSAILLEFGTRRAFSPQSSLWAARAALAAGLDSTSNVLAALRLGSQPSGTMAHSLVMAIAAMEGTEDQAFTAFHRYFPGAPLLIDTYDTVAAAQRLAKKVQAGEMQLAGVRLDSGDLATLSQQVRSLLPEVKIFASGDLDEWEIARLKANKAEIDGYGLGTRLVTGTPVNGVYKIVEIEGIPVMKQSSGKATYPGRKQVFRRYAGNRVIKDSLGLMTETDAQPLLQLVMQQGKRLQPPDTLAQIRDRTTRSVASLPDTVRRLDNPISLPVEISPALQQLTEHSRGQGLGVSS from the coding sequence ATGGCACCTTCCCTCGATTGGGTATCAACGCAGGAACTGACGCTAACTTCAGAAGATTATAGTCTGCTGACAGACCTTTATCAGCTGACGATGGCGGCTTGCTACACAGGAGAAGGAGTAGAGCAAAAATGGGCGAGTTTTGAACTATTTACCCGCCGCTTACCAGACGATTTTGGCTACTTGATCGCAATGGGATTAGCCCAGGCGCTAGAGTATCTTGAAAATTTGCACTTTACTCCAACGCAGATATCAGCTTTAAAAGCAACAAAAATTTTTACCCACGCTCCAGAAACCTTTTGGACACTGCTAGAATTAGGACACTTTACCGGAGATGTGTGGGCAGTACCTGAAGGAACCGCAGTTTTTGCGAATGAACCACTTCTACGAGTTGAAGCCCCCTTGTGGCAAGCGCAGCTAATAGAGACCTATTTACTTAATACACTAAATTTCCAAACATTAGTTGCAACCCGCGCCGCACGCATCCGCGATATCGCAGGACCATCTGCAATACTTTTAGAATTCGGGACGCGACGGGCTTTTAGTCCGCAATCTTCACTTTGGGCAGCACGCGCAGCGCTAGCCGCTGGGTTAGATTCTACCTCAAATGTGTTAGCAGCATTGCGGCTTGGAAGTCAACCGAGCGGGACAATGGCACATTCTTTGGTAATGGCGATCGCCGCGATGGAAGGTACCGAAGACCAAGCTTTTACCGCATTTCACCGTTATTTTCCAGGCGCACCTTTACTGATTGACACCTACGACACCGTAGCAGCAGCGCAACGTTTAGCAAAAAAAGTGCAAGCAGGAGAAATGCAACTTGCAGGAGTGCGATTAGATTCGGGAGACTTAGCCACGCTGTCGCAACAAGTGCGATCGCTTTTGCCAGAAGTCAAGATTTTTGCTAGTGGAGATCTTGACGAGTGGGAAATTGCCCGACTCAAAGCAAATAAGGCAGAAATTGATGGTTATGGCTTGGGAACGCGCCTCGTTACAGGGACACCCGTCAACGGTGTCTACAAGATCGTAGAAATTGAAGGCATCCCAGTGATGAAACAATCGAGTGGGAAAGCGACGTATCCAGGACGCAAGCAGGTTTTTCGAAGGTATGCGGGAAATAGAGTTATTAAAGACTCTTTAGGTTTAATGACAGAAACAGATGCGCAACCATTATTACAACTTGTCATGCAGCAAGGCAAACGCCTACAACCGCCAGATACACTAGCCCAAATTCGCGATCGCACGACTCGTTCAGTTGCGAGTCTACCCGATACCGTCCGGCGACTTGATAACCCGATATCTTTACCTGTAGAAATATCACCCGCCTTGCAGCAGTTAACCGAACATAGCAGAGGTCAGGGATTGGGGGTCAGCAGTTAG
- a CDS encoding DUF790 family protein — translation MLPSDLLTHRLNGETIVPKQLAIDDRNLELAAELIACFQESIGNSQGELNEKLQDYEGDSPDYRIKRGLAHLLKGLCEFEVMSPLEPQVLRERVFKVAAQTVPSTFNSQQTLNNLALQLTQELQREVIAEEIRVGLYADLAENKILTSFDTPTPKELLHRYNLSQVQGIFYKASHLTINAHRNVPGQYKLLFRYLKLFQLMAYIEGDAEHGFTITIDGPASLFSPSTRYGLAIAKLIPALLHVTKWSLSATLQFRDFYTNNWKTGRFSLDSECGLVSHYPPGKIYDSMVEASFVNRWEALNTNWVLEREVDLIPIPGSIMIPDFRLVHPDGRIFLLEIVGYWRPEYLQKKFSQVRRANCDNLILAISERLNLEKAGVKLNDCPARIVWFKDKLQPKSVLAILE, via the coding sequence ATGTTACCAAGTGATTTACTAACGCATCGATTGAATGGAGAAACGATTGTTCCGAAGCAATTAGCGATTGACGATCGGAATTTAGAATTAGCAGCAGAGTTGATTGCTTGTTTCCAAGAATCAATTGGTAACTCTCAAGGCGAATTAAATGAAAAATTGCAAGATTATGAGGGTGATAGTCCTGATTATCGCATTAAGCGGGGATTAGCGCATCTCTTAAAAGGTTTGTGTGAATTTGAAGTTATGAGTCCATTAGAACCTCAAGTTTTGCGAGAACGAGTATTTAAAGTTGCAGCACAAACAGTTCCTAGTACTTTTAATAGTCAACAAACTCTGAATAATTTAGCTTTACAACTCACTCAAGAGTTACAGCGCGAAGTGATCGCAGAGGAAATTCGGGTTGGATTATATGCTGATCTTGCTGAAAATAAAATTTTAACTTCGTTTGACACCCCTACACCAAAGGAATTATTACATCGATATAATTTGTCACAAGTGCAGGGAATTTTTTATAAAGCGAGTCATTTAACCATTAATGCACATCGCAATGTTCCTGGTCAATATAAGCTGTTGTTTCGTTACTTGAAATTATTTCAGTTAATGGCTTATATCGAAGGCGACGCGGAACACGGATTTACAATTACAATTGATGGACCTGCGAGTTTATTTAGTCCGAGTACGCGCTATGGACTAGCGATCGCTAAACTCATTCCCGCACTCTTACACGTTACTAAATGGAGTCTCAGCGCCACACTACAATTTCGTGACTTTTATACAAATAACTGGAAAACAGGTCGTTTTAGTCTCGATTCTGAATGCGGTTTAGTATCGCACTATCCACCTGGTAAAATATACGATAGTATGGTTGAAGCTTCGTTTGTAAATCGCTGGGAAGCATTAAATACAAATTGGGTTCTAGAACGCGAAGTTGATTTAATTCCAATTCCTGGTAGCATCATGATTCCCGACTTTCGCTTGGTACATCCCGATGGCAGAATATTCTTATTAGAAATTGTCGGTTACTGGCGACCTGAATATTTACAAAAGAAGTTTTCTCAAGTGCGTAGAGCGAATTGCGATAATTTAATCTTAGCAATCTCTGAACGCTTAAATTTAGAAAAAGCTGGAGTAAA
- a CDS encoding nicotinate-nucleotide adenylyltransferase, with the protein MLKIALFGTSADPPTAGHQAIISWLSQHYDWVAVWAADNPFKSHASPLEHRATMLRLLIEDINPPRHNIGLHQELSSHRTLETVNKAKQRWDKDATFTLVIGSDLVHQLQQWYAVEELLQQVQLLVVPRPGYEVAESDLQQLRQLGAKFAIANLTAPDVSSTAYRESGDSEALTPPVEAYIHQQHLYECQHAAKEKLPTR; encoded by the coding sequence ATGCTCAAAATTGCCTTATTTGGTACAAGTGCCGATCCTCCTACCGCCGGACATCAAGCGATTATTAGCTGGTTGTCGCAACACTACGATTGGGTGGCAGTATGGGCAGCAGATAATCCTTTTAAGTCCCATGCTTCACCGTTAGAACATCGCGCCACCATGCTGCGGCTACTCATTGAGGATATCAATCCGCCGCGACACAACATCGGTTTACATCAAGAATTGAGCAGTCACCGCACGCTAGAAACAGTCAACAAAGCAAAACAACGCTGGGATAAAGACGCAACGTTTACACTCGTTATTGGTTCGGATTTGGTACACCAGCTACAACAATGGTACGCCGTTGAAGAATTGTTGCAACAAGTGCAGTTACTCGTCGTACCGCGACCAGGATATGAAGTAGCAGAAAGTGACTTACAACAGCTAAGACAGTTGGGCGCGAAGTTTGCGATCGCGAACCTAACTGCGCCAGATGTGTCCTCAACCGCGTATCGTGAAAGTGGAGATTCTGAAGCGTTAACGCCTCCCGTAGAAGCCTATATTCATCAACAGCATTTGTACGAATGCCAACACGCAGCCAAAGAAAAATTGCCGACGCGGTAA
- a CDS encoding glycine betaine ABC transporter substrate-binding protein: protein MKKFILLCFVTFSLILAIASCNPSTTSGGGGDIVVASKDFTEQDILGELLAQHIENTTGLSVIRRLHLGGTFVCHQALLAAQIDTYIEYTGTAFTGILKQKPISDPQAVYQQVRSSYAEQFDLEVTPPLGFENTFAIIVRGEDARAYNLQTISQAAQYTPRWQAGFGYEFIQREDGFPGLAQTYGLQFARSPRVMDLGLMYRALIDKQVDMVAGNSTDGQIARLDLAILEDDKHYFPPYEAAPIIRQATLKKYPQLLPPIQQLGNLITEDEMRSLNYQVEGELRDIKEVVREFLQAKISPKNAKK from the coding sequence ATGAAAAAATTTATTCTTTTGTGCTTTGTTACCTTTAGTTTAATCCTTGCGATCGCCAGTTGTAATCCTAGTACAACAAGCGGTGGCGGTGGGGATATTGTTGTTGCTTCTAAAGACTTTACAGAACAAGACATTCTCGGCGAACTTTTAGCTCAACATATCGAAAATACCACAGGATTAAGCGTCATTCGCCGCTTACATTTGGGTGGAACTTTTGTTTGTCATCAAGCATTACTCGCCGCACAAATTGATACTTATATTGAATACACAGGTACAGCTTTTACTGGTATCTTGAAACAAAAGCCAATTAGCGATCCGCAAGCAGTTTATCAACAAGTCAGATCGTCCTATGCAGAACAATTTGACCTGGAAGTCACTCCACCTTTAGGCTTTGAAAATACCTTCGCGATTATTGTTCGTGGTGAAGATGCAAGAGCATATAATCTACAAACAATTTCGCAAGCTGCGCAATATACTCCGCGATGGCAAGCTGGCTTTGGCTACGAATTTATTCAACGCGAAGACGGTTTTCCAGGACTCGCTCAAACTTATGGTTTACAATTTGCGCGATCGCCCCGCGTCATGGATTTAGGCTTAATGTATCGTGCCTTAATTGATAAGCAAGTTGATATGGTTGCAGGTAACTCTACCGACGGACAAATTGCGCGGTTAGATTTAGCGATTCTTGAAGACGATAAACACTATTTCCCCCCTTACGAAGCTGCACCCATCATCCGCCAAGCAACTTTGAAAAAATACCCTCAGCTACTACCCCCAATCCAACAACTTGGCAACTTAATTACTGAAGATGAAATGCGCAGTCTTAACTACCAAGTCGAAGGTGAATTACGTGATATTAAAGAAGTTGTCAGGGAATTTTTACAAGCTAAGATTTCACCGAAAAATGCGAAAAAGTAG
- a CDS encoding ATP-binding cassette domain-containing protein has product MLQEQETVIEFRDVSYSPQHRAIVSNLNFSIRRGEALILLGRSGSGKTTTMKLINRLLKPTQGEVLFDGISTNQWDEIKLRRKIGYVIQETGLFPHFTVERNVGLIPALEGWKPKQIKTRVFELLNLFGLEPEQFAKRYPHELSGGQRQRVGVARALAADPPVLLMDEPFGALDPITRLEIQSEFRRLQQELRKTVVFVTHDIQEAFVLASRIGLMDTGRLVVLGTPEEFLGSQEPEALAFKQCLRGITSPESFPKFSEGDSNNGKWI; this is encoded by the coding sequence ATGTTGCAGGAACAGGAAACGGTTATTGAATTCCGTGATGTCAGTTATAGTCCACAACACCGCGCGATCGTGTCGAATCTCAATTTCTCAATTCGTCGAGGTGAAGCACTCATTTTATTAGGGCGTAGTGGTAGTGGCAAAACAACGACGATGAAGTTGATTAATCGGCTACTTAAACCGACGCAAGGCGAAGTTCTCTTCGATGGGATTTCGACAAATCAGTGGGATGAAATTAAACTACGGCGCAAAATTGGTTACGTCATTCAAGAAACGGGCTTGTTTCCGCATTTTACGGTAGAACGCAATGTTGGTTTGATACCTGCACTAGAAGGCTGGAAACCCAAACAAATCAAAACGCGGGTATTTGAATTGTTAAACTTATTCGGTTTAGAACCCGAACAATTTGCAAAACGCTATCCACATGAATTATCTGGGGGACAACGCCAGCGCGTCGGTGTCGCCCGCGCTTTAGCGGCCGATCCTCCAGTACTATTAATGGATGAACCTTTCGGCGCATTAGATCCAATTACCCGCTTAGAGATTCAAAGCGAATTTCGCCGCCTGCAGCAAGAACTAAGGAAAACCGTTGTTTTCGTAACGCACGATATTCAAGAAGCCTTCGTCTTAGCTTCGCGTATTGGTTTAATGGATACGGGGCGGTTAGTCGTTTTAGGGACACCAGAAGAATTTTTAGGTTCGCAAGAACCTGAGGCGCTTGCTTTTAAGCAGTGTTTGCGGGGAATCACCTCCCCAGAATCATTTCCAAAATTCTCAGAGGGAGATAGCAATAACGGGAAATGGATTTAA